The genomic DNA AACTGCCGCTGTGCTAATATTTTCGCGCTTATTCAGGTCTCCTGCCGTGCGTAGTATTACTGGAACGCAGTATGATAGATAAATATCAGATTCATCATGAAATCGATGTGCTGCTTCTGCTGCGCCACATCTGCAAAATCGTTTTTACGTCTCTTATTTTGCTGCTGTTTGTCCCGCATTTTGCCTGGGCCGAGATTAACGATGGCAAAGCCAATCGTATTGTCAGCGGTATTATCAGTTTTACCCAATGGCCGGGTGTAAAAAGCCCTGAATTATGCGCGTTATCTTCCGCCCGGCATCTCTCTTTGCCGCAAAAATCCGCACCTCCGGCTCCGACATTCACCGTTATCTATCTGGCTGACGTCAGCGATATC from Pantoea sp. Lij88 includes the following:
- a CDS encoding YfiR family protein, with amino-acid sequence MIDKYQIHHEIDVLLLLRHICKIVFTSLILLLFVPHFAWAEINDGKANRIVSGIISFTQWPGVKSPELCALSSARHLSLPQKSAPPAPTFTVIYLADVSDIGKHRCDVVYFGDQTPQQQVEAIQQFKGKAVLTLAENNAECTVGAAFCLIFQPDHTHFSVNLDSLSRSGVRVSPDVLLLSREGSE